Proteins co-encoded in one Chloroflexota bacterium genomic window:
- a CDS encoding alpha/beta hydrolase: protein MEATADRTDMLPVAGGELEIYRGGSGPRVVLLHGCYGWWGWEDVHERLAGEFTVLAPVHPGFGRSSRLPGVDSVDDLAYFYLDLFADWNVLPVRLVGFGLGGWIAAEVAVRCPQAVERLVLVDSVGIKISDRETRDIADPFILIGDEQQPMFWHDPSTHRVPIPTPTMPEQVLQRTLRNAEAAMYYGWKPYMHNPKLRQRLHRIAAPTLVVWGEEDRIVSRSYGQAFAESIPDARFVAIPDSGHYPYREQLDRFAAPVVEFLR, encoded by the coding sequence TTGGAGGCGACGGCCGACAGAACCGACATGCTGCCCGTGGCCGGGGGTGAGCTGGAAATCTATCGGGGCGGCAGCGGACCGAGGGTGGTTCTGCTCCACGGCTGCTACGGTTGGTGGGGGTGGGAAGACGTTCACGAGCGCCTCGCCGGTGAGTTCACCGTGCTGGCGCCCGTGCATCCGGGCTTTGGCAGGTCCAGCCGGCTACCTGGGGTCGACTCGGTCGACGACCTCGCCTACTTTTATCTCGATCTCTTCGCCGACTGGAACGTGCTTCCCGTCAGGCTGGTGGGATTCGGGCTCGGCGGTTGGATCGCCGCCGAGGTCGCCGTTCGATGCCCGCAAGCCGTCGAACGGTTGGTGCTCGTCGACAGCGTGGGCATCAAGATCTCCGACCGCGAGACGCGGGATATCGCCGACCCGTTCATCCTGATCGGCGACGAGCAGCAGCCCATGTTTTGGCACGATCCGTCCACGCACCGTGTCCCGATACCCACCCCGACCATGCCGGAGCAAGTCCTGCAGCGAACGCTTCGCAACGCGGAAGCCGCCATGTATTACGGATGGAAGCCCTACATGCACAATCCGAAGCTTCGGCAGCGGCTCCACCGGATTGCGGCTCCGACGCTCGTCGTTTGGGGAGAAGAGGATCGCATCGTGTCGAGGAGCTACGGTCAGGCATTCGCGGAGTCCATTCCCGACGCCCGTTTCGTCGCGATCCCTGACTCGGGACACTACCCGTATCGAGAGCAGCTCGATCGATTTGCCGCGCCTGTCGTCGAATTCTTGCGCTAG
- a CDS encoding cupin domain-containing protein has translation MEATQTESRPAQQTAWGRGRAYQDWIESTGLPIHRGYYVDDLRTVELGWWAERQCNAAFMELAGQEGVSEVRVTEVPPAKSTAPVRLALDELVYVVEGRGLTTIRLGDRSPVSFEWQKHSLFRIPRNFTAEFSNTQGDRGARLLHYNSLPLAMQLIPDPDFFFKNAIEDPSIVYGAGDAFYSEAKVVHQTETGTGRPRGAYWIGNFFPDMRAWDQLIPFKGRGAGGHVVWIRYPGAPVWNHMSVFPSKTYKKAHRHGPGTLIVIPTGEGYSYMWPEGGEKVFIPWHEASVFVPPNRWFHQHFNVSDSTDRYLAFHAPRGAAETSERVEDLARDQIEYPDEDPIIRNTFESELAKRGLKSLMPDQAYKQRDFEWDYGDE, from the coding sequence ATGGAAGCGACACAAACGGAGAGTCGTCCAGCGCAGCAGACCGCGTGGGGGCGCGGGCGCGCCTACCAGGATTGGATCGAGTCGACCGGACTCCCCATCCATCGCGGCTACTACGTCGACGACTTGCGAACGGTTGAGTTGGGCTGGTGGGCGGAGCGGCAGTGCAACGCCGCGTTCATGGAGCTGGCTGGCCAGGAGGGAGTCTCCGAGGTCCGCGTGACGGAGGTGCCGCCGGCGAAGTCGACCGCGCCCGTCCGTCTCGCGCTCGACGAGCTGGTCTACGTGGTCGAGGGCCGCGGACTCACGACCATCCGTCTTGGCGACCGGTCGCCCGTTAGCTTCGAGTGGCAGAAGCACAGTCTCTTCCGGATCCCGCGCAACTTCACCGCTGAGTTCAGTAACACGCAGGGCGATCGGGGCGCCAGGCTGCTCCACTACAACTCGCTTCCGCTCGCCATGCAGCTCATCCCCGACCCCGACTTCTTCTTTAAGAATGCGATCGAGGACCCCAGTATCGTCTATGGCGCGGGCGACGCCTTCTATTCTGAGGCGAAGGTCGTGCACCAGACGGAGACCGGCACGGGTCGACCGCGCGGCGCATACTGGATTGGGAACTTCTTCCCCGACATGCGCGCCTGGGACCAGCTCATCCCCTTCAAGGGGCGCGGGGCAGGCGGCCACGTTGTGTGGATCCGGTATCCCGGCGCGCCGGTCTGGAACCACATGTCCGTTTTCCCATCCAAGACCTACAAGAAGGCCCACCGCCACGGTCCCGGCACCTTGATCGTCATCCCCACGGGCGAGGGCTACTCGTACATGTGGCCCGAGGGCGGCGAGAAGGTCTTCATCCCGTGGCACGAGGCGAGCGTGTTCGTTCCACCGAATCGCTGGTTCCACCAGCACTTCAACGTGAGCGACTCGACGGACCGCTACCTCGCCTTCCACGCGCCCCGGGGAGCGGCCGAAACGAGCGAGCGCGTCGAGGACCTTGCCCGCGACCAGATCGAATATCCGGACGAAGATCCGATCATTCGAAATACGTTCGAGTCGGAGCTCGCCAAGCGCGGACTCAAATCCCTTATGCCCGATCAGGCATACAAGCAGCGGGACTTCGAGTGGGACTACGGAGACGAGTGA
- a CDS encoding S53 family peptidase, with protein MPNQRLRLITLFSSAVLALAGALPVFAQPPVQPQIPDHPNAPVCPGPAEEGTARCHARVVLESHGGPPAAAQTPAGYGPADLQAAYALSPSGGSGVTVAVVDAYDNPTAENDLGVYRSQFGLSACTTANGCFKKVNQTGGTRYPRGNSGWALESALDIQMVSAICPNCNILLVEANSNSLANLLAAEDYARSHATVVSNSWGASEFSSEGSYDSHFTGSGVRFTASSGDSGYGVIWPAASPNVTAVGGTSLTRDSSSRGWSETVWSGAGSGCSAFESQPGFQSSITRLTAVCANRAVADVAFDANPNTGVAVYDSYGYQGRKGWFVVGGTSVGAPAIAAAYALANNGGTTSGTYSNTSSLNDVTSGSNGSCGNLLCNGATGWDGPTGNGTPKGTGAF; from the coding sequence ATGCCAAACCAGCGATTGCGATTGATCACCCTATTCAGCTCGGCGGTGTTGGCCCTCGCGGGCGCTCTTCCCGTTTTCGCGCAGCCGCCGGTGCAGCCTCAGATCCCCGACCATCCGAACGCGCCCGTTTGCCCGGGTCCCGCGGAGGAGGGAACGGCGCGCTGCCACGCGCGCGTCGTGCTTGAAAGCCACGGCGGCCCGCCCGCGGCGGCCCAGACCCCGGCGGGATACGGCCCTGCCGACTTACAGGCGGCGTACGCGCTCTCACCGAGCGGCGGAAGCGGGGTGACCGTTGCCGTCGTCGATGCGTACGACAACCCCACGGCCGAGAACGACCTCGGCGTATACCGATCCCAATTCGGGCTGTCAGCGTGCACCACGGCCAACGGGTGTTTCAAGAAAGTGAACCAGACGGGCGGTACGCGCTATCCGCGGGGGAATTCTGGATGGGCGCTGGAATCGGCCCTCGACATCCAGATGGTTTCTGCCATCTGCCCGAACTGTAACATCTTGCTCGTCGAGGCAAACTCCAACTCGCTCGCCAACCTCCTGGCAGCGGAGGACTACGCGCGCAGCCATGCCACCGTCGTCAGCAATAGCTGGGGCGCGAGCGAGTTCTCCAGCGAGGGGAGCTACGACTCGCACTTCACCGGATCGGGCGTCCGATTCACGGCCAGCTCCGGCGACAGCGGCTATGGCGTCATCTGGCCGGCCGCCAGCCCGAACGTGACCGCCGTGGGTGGCACCTCGCTGACGCGAGACAGCTCGTCGCGTGGTTGGAGCGAGACCGTCTGGTCCGGCGCGGGGAGCGGGTGCAGCGCATTTGAGTCGCAGCCCGGGTTCCAAAGCTCCATCACCAGGTTGACGGCCGTGTGTGCGAACCGCGCCGTTGCCGACGTGGCGTTTGACGCAAATCCCAACACCGGCGTGGCCGTGTACGACAGCTACGGCTACCAGGGGCGGAAGGGCTGGTTCGTAGTCGGCGGCACGAGCGTCGGTGCGCCCGCCATCGCGGCCGCGTACGCGCTGGCCAATAACGGCGGCACGACGAGTGGCACCTACTCCAACACCTCGTCGCTCAACGACGTCACCAGCGGCTCGAACGGGAGCTGCGGGAACCTCCTGTGCAATGGGGCCACCGGCTGGGACGGCCCGACCGGGAACGGGACCCCGAAGGGGACCGGGGCCTTCTAG
- a CDS encoding Rieske 2Fe-2S domain-containing protein, protein MLTREENELLTRFGPGTPAGELLRRYWHPVAFAKDLTEDSPTRFVRIMGEDLVLFKDKSGNVGLMQDHCVHRGASMLYGRVEERGIACAYHGWLYDTKGNCLETPAEPADSKFYLTVKAKAYPVKKFIGMYWAYLGPLPAPEIPKIDVWVRRDGRRKIGVRPQLDCNWLQAMENSADSAHLQILHQSATGRGDPPTTTRGFIDSIASFDYWEYPFGLMKQAVYQNGKSDTHPLLFPNILRQGDGTHIRVPIDDTHTVIYDVRFVPSEDGSLVDDDEPEIRPFRPFKDPVDGQYPYATFRMDEVPAQDYMAWETQGPIADRTVERLATSDRGVVMYRQMLFREIERVRQGLDPMGVVRDPNHDVIETNLDESLEHMGLIGPGRRGQLAPA, encoded by the coding sequence ATGCTGACACGCGAAGAGAATGAGCTTCTGACCCGCTTTGGACCAGGCACACCTGCCGGCGAGTTGCTTCGCCGGTACTGGCACCCCGTCGCATTTGCGAAGGACCTGACGGAGGATAGTCCGACACGGTTCGTTCGGATCATGGGCGAGGATCTGGTGCTCTTCAAGGACAAGAGTGGCAATGTTGGCCTTATGCAGGACCATTGCGTCCACCGCGGCGCTTCCATGCTGTACGGGCGCGTCGAGGAGCGCGGCATCGCCTGCGCGTACCATGGCTGGCTCTACGACACGAAGGGGAACTGTCTGGAGACGCCGGCCGAGCCGGCGGACAGCAAGTTCTATCTGACGGTGAAGGCGAAGGCGTACCCGGTGAAGAAGTTCATCGGGATGTACTGGGCGTACCTGGGGCCGCTGCCCGCGCCGGAGATCCCGAAGATCGACGTTTGGGTCCGCCGCGATGGGCGCCGCAAGATCGGTGTCCGCCCTCAGCTCGACTGCAACTGGCTCCAGGCCATGGAGAACTCCGCCGACTCAGCCCACCTGCAGATCCTGCACCAGTCGGCGACCGGTCGCGGAGACCCTCCCACCACAACGCGCGGATTCATCGATTCCATCGCGTCCTTCGACTACTGGGAATACCCGTTCGGCCTTATGAAGCAAGCCGTCTACCAAAATGGCAAGTCGGACACCCATCCGCTGCTCTTCCCGAACATCCTGCGCCAGGGGGACGGTACCCACATCCGGGTCCCCATCGACGATACGCACACCGTGATTTACGACGTACGCTTCGTGCCGTCGGAAGATGGCAGCCTCGTGGATGACGACGAGCCGGAGATTCGCCCGTTTCGCCCCTTCAAGGATCCGGTCGATGGCCAGTACCCGTACGCGACGTTTCGGATGGACGAGGTGCCGGCGCAGGACTACATGGCGTGGGAAACACAGGGACCGATCGCGGACCGGACGGTCGAACGACTCGCCACGTCTGATCGCGGCGTCGTCATGTACCGGCAGATGCTGTTCAGAGAGATCGAGCGCGTGCGACAGGGTCTTGATCCGATGGGCGTCGTTCGAGACCCGAACCACGACGTCATCGAGACGAACCTGGACGAATCTTTGGAGCACATGGGACTGATCGGGCCAGGACGGCGGGGACAGCTCGCGCCGGCATGA
- a CDS encoding LLM class flavin-dependent oxidoreductase, translating to MLAYHFTEMPYPYFPPDAEAEYGTPRVLLPNRYYDPNIGADLYNRYLDEYVYADELGLEIMLNEHHQTATCTDVAVSLSAAILARQTKRAKICILGTPLPHRDNPVRVAEEIAMLDCISHGRIISGFVRGVGTEVHPANTNPTLTRERMEESHDLIVKAWTTREPFNWEGKHWHFRYVNVWPRTYQQPHPPIWITGTSPDNVPWVADHQYVFAAFLMAYDDVSRLYDIYRRRTAELGLPAPGTERFAYLALCHTAETDEKAMEQGRELMWYLGRRRHAALTNPPGFNSVKTNMMMLAGIDKPRGDTFESLMAKGIVIAGSPTTVARQIKEWHRRGVGHLLMMNQAGALSPEITRRSMELFAKEVYPELKELDPRPASEDAVGTGPSEPAPVVQRRVMDAEG from the coding sequence ATGCTGGCATACCATTTCACGGAAATGCCCTACCCCTATTTCCCGCCGGACGCGGAAGCCGAATACGGCACGCCTCGAGTATTGCTCCCGAACCGCTACTACGATCCCAACATCGGCGCCGACCTCTACAACCGGTATCTTGACGAGTACGTGTATGCCGATGAGCTCGGTCTCGAGATCATGCTCAACGAGCACCACCAGACAGCCACGTGCACCGATGTCGCCGTCTCGCTGTCCGCCGCGATCCTGGCCCGCCAGACGAAGCGCGCCAAGATCTGCATTCTCGGCACGCCCCTTCCTCATCGCGACAACCCCGTGCGCGTCGCCGAGGAAATCGCGATGCTGGACTGCATCAGCCACGGACGAATCATCTCCGGCTTCGTGCGCGGCGTGGGAACGGAGGTCCATCCCGCCAACACGAATCCCACGCTGACGCGCGAGCGAATGGAAGAGTCCCACGACTTGATCGTCAAGGCGTGGACCACGCGCGAGCCGTTCAACTGGGAGGGCAAGCACTGGCACTTCCGCTACGTGAACGTCTGGCCGCGGACCTACCAGCAGCCGCACCCGCCCATCTGGATCACCGGCACCTCACCCGACAACGTGCCCTGGGTCGCGGACCACCAATACGTCTTCGCAGCGTTTCTCATGGCGTACGATGACGTGAGCCGTCTCTACGACATCTATCGTCGGCGGACGGCGGAGCTCGGACTACCGGCGCCTGGCACCGAGCGATTCGCCTATCTTGCGCTCTGCCACACGGCGGAGACCGATGAGAAGGCCATGGAGCAAGGCCGCGAGCTGATGTGGTACCTGGGCCGGCGCCGCCATGCTGCTTTGACCAACCCGCCCGGGTTCAACTCCGTCAAGACCAACATGATGATGCTCGCCGGGATCGACAAGCCGCGCGGCGACACGTTCGAATCGTTGATGGCCAAGGGGATCGTGATCGCCGGCAGCCCGACCACGGTTGCGAGGCAAATCAAGGAATGGCACCGGCGGGGCGTCGGGCACTTGCTGATGATGAATCAAGCGGGCGCGCTGAGCCCGGAGATCACGCGCCGAAGCATGGAGCTGTTCGCCAAGGAGGTTTACCCGGAGCTGAAGGAGCTGGATCCTAGGCCCGCAAGCGAGGACGCCGTGGGAACCGGCCCGAGCGAACCGGCACCGGTGGTTCAGCGCCGCGTGATGGACGCCGAGGGCTGA
- a CDS encoding GlsB/YeaQ/YmgE family stress response membrane protein — protein sequence MPLGVLALLVFFAIAALFFLSGLLLLTGWLIALGLHLLVAGIAGALADAVIPGKLPWGWLGAVLAGLLGSWIGVALIGQRGPSLFGVPLIQAFVGALILAAIASVFSKRRAVSP from the coding sequence ATGCCGCTCGGAGTCCTGGCCCTCCTCGTATTTTTCGCCATCGCCGCGCTCTTCTTCCTGTCCGGCCTCCTCCTCCTGACGGGTTGGCTCATCGCCCTCGGCCTTCACCTGTTGGTCGCGGGGATCGCGGGCGCGCTGGCGGATGCGGTCATCCCCGGGAAGCTGCCGTGGGGATGGCTGGGCGCAGTGCTGGCCGGGCTTCTGGGAAGCTGGATCGGCGTGGCCCTCATCGGTCAACGCGGCCCATCGCTTTTCGGCGTTCCTCTGATCCAGGCGTTTGTCGGGGCCTTGATCCTGGCAGCGATCGCATCCGTATTCTCGAAACGCAGGGCGGTCTCCCCATGA
- a CDS encoding trypsin-like peptidase domain-containing protein, producing MIRIVAVTLVTGLLIPATWIVPARAAILEEGRPQVQSPAVSDSQTIIDVYQRASPSVVNITYSTETRDILGRRVRTESTGSGVVVDQLGHVITNQHVVSDATHVDVTLADRSSYVGNVVATDRANDLALLQINAPEDVLQSLTVANLGDSSQLQVGEIVVAIGNPYGLDRSASLGIISSLGRSRPGVESRLISNMIQTDAAINPGNSGGPLLNLDGEVVGINEQIEGPSEGNVGIGFAIPINTVKRYLPDLLAGKEPTHAWLGIAGVSLTPTRSQTLGLSTKQGVIVAAVASDGPAAAAGIRGVQGNDASTADIILALDGHTVRSFQDIAAYIDQLEPGQAMLVQYVRGGDTESVSVTLGTWQPQNATAY from the coding sequence ATGATTCGCATCGTCGCGGTCACGCTCGTTACCGGCCTCCTCATCCCAGCCACGTGGATCGTCCCGGCGCGCGCGGCGATCCTGGAGGAAGGCCGTCCGCAGGTTCAGTCGCCGGCGGTAAGCGACAGCCAGACCATCATCGACGTCTACCAGCGCGCCAGTCCGTCGGTCGTCAACATCACCTATTCGACGGAAACCCGCGACATCCTCGGCCGCCGCGTTCGGACGGAATCAACGGGATCGGGGGTGGTCGTCGACCAACTGGGCCACGTCATCACAAATCAGCACGTCGTCAGCGATGCGACCCACGTGGACGTCACGCTGGCGGACCGATCGAGCTACGTCGGGAACGTCGTTGCTACCGACCGGGCGAACGATCTGGCGTTACTCCAGATCAACGCGCCGGAAGACGTGCTCCAGTCCCTCACGGTCGCGAACCTGGGCGATTCGAGCCAGCTCCAGGTGGGCGAGATCGTCGTGGCCATCGGAAACCCGTACGGGCTCGATCGATCGGCATCGCTGGGGATCATCAGCTCGCTCGGGCGCAGTCGGCCGGGCGTGGAATCGCGCCTGATCAGCAACATGATCCAGACGGACGCGGCCATTAACCCTGGCAACTCGGGGGGCCCACTGCTGAATCTCGACGGCGAAGTGGTCGGCATCAACGAACAAATCGAGGGACCATCGGAGGGCAATGTGGGGATCGGGTTCGCGATCCCCATCAACACCGTGAAGCGCTACCTGCCAGACCTCTTGGCCGGCAAGGAGCCGACGCACGCGTGGCTCGGCATCGCGGGCGTTTCCCTCACGCCCACGCGCTCGCAGACCCTTGGCCTATCGACGAAGCAGGGCGTCATCGTGGCAGCGGTGGCCAGCGACGGGCCCGCTGCGGCCGCAGGCATCCGTGGCGTCCAGGGCAACGACGCCTCCACGGCGGACATCATTCTCGCCCTTGACGGCCACACCGTCCGCAGCTTCCAGGACATCGCCGCATACATTGACCAACTCGAGCCGGGGCAGGCGATGCTCGTGCAGTACGTCCGCGGTGGAGACACGGAATCGGTCAGCGTCACGCTGGGGACCTGGCAGCCCCAGAACGCGACCGCGTATTAG
- the dnaK gene encoding molecular chaperone DnaK — protein MLITITSCGRRARPRSGTMAKVIGIDLGTTNSAVAVLEGGEPSVLESSEGERITPSMVAINPKTGERLTGRLAKRQAVTNPENTVFSIKRFMGRKFDDPIVQEAVKRVPYRVTRAPNGDIRVLMGGKEYSPPEISAMILQKLKADAEAKLGERISQAVITVPAYFNDAQRQATKDAGQIAGLEVLRIVNEPTAASLAYGLDKQVDEVIAVYDLGGGTFDVSILRVGEGVIEVLATNGDTFLGGDDFDRAVIDWIIAEFKREEGVDLSQDRMALQRVREAAERAKVELSSSQTTEINLPFISATASGPKHLQLSLTRAKLEQLTEGLIERTREPVERALADAKLRPGEIDQVVLVGGQTRMPAVQDFVRKLFGGKEPHKGVNPDEVVAVGAAIQAGVLQGEVKNVLLLDVTPLSLGVETKGGVMTTLIPRNTTIPTSRSETFSTAEDNQSQVDIHVVQGERPMARENKSLGRFILDGILPAPRGVPQIEVTFDIDANGILNVSARDKGTGRQQKIVIQPSSGLTEMEIQRMMRDAQEHAAEDARRREEIELKNHADSQAYAAERMLRESGDRVPSDARLDIENQVQAVRQAIEQNDVARVRSASEALQAALQRAGSAVYGTQAGKTSEGESSAGDGTVEGEFREVA, from the coding sequence ATGCTTATTACCATAACGTCATGTGGCCGCCGCGCGCGGCCACGGAGTGGAACTATGGCAAAAGTTATCGGCATCGATCTCGGGACGACAAACTCGGCCGTCGCCGTGCTGGAAGGCGGCGAGCCGTCCGTCCTCGAAAGCTCGGAGGGTGAGCGCATCACCCCGTCCATGGTGGCGATCAACCCCAAAACTGGAGAGCGCCTGACCGGGCGACTCGCCAAGCGACAGGCCGTCACCAACCCGGAGAACACGGTGTTCTCCATCAAGCGGTTCATGGGCCGCAAATTCGATGACCCCATCGTTCAAGAGGCTGTGAAGCGTGTGCCGTACCGGGTGACGCGCGCGCCCAATGGCGACATTCGTGTCCTGATGGGCGGAAAGGAGTACAGCCCTCCCGAGATCTCGGCCATGATCCTGCAGAAGCTGAAGGCGGACGCCGAGGCCAAGCTGGGCGAGAGGATCTCGCAGGCCGTTATCACCGTCCCCGCCTATTTCAACGATGCGCAACGCCAGGCGACGAAGGACGCAGGTCAGATCGCCGGGCTCGAGGTGCTCCGCATCGTCAACGAGCCAACCGCTGCGTCGTTAGCGTACGGCCTGGACAAGCAGGTGGACGAAGTGATCGCCGTCTACGACCTTGGCGGCGGCACGTTTGACGTATCGATCCTGCGCGTTGGCGAGGGAGTCATCGAGGTTCTGGCCACCAACGGGGACACGTTCCTGGGCGGCGACGACTTCGACCGGGCCGTGATCGACTGGATCATCGCCGAGTTCAAGCGCGAGGAAGGGGTCGATCTCAGCCAGGATCGCATGGCGCTCCAGCGCGTGCGTGAGGCGGCCGAGCGGGCCAAAGTGGAGCTGTCATCATCCCAGACGACCGAGATCAACCTCCCCTTTATCTCGGCAACCGCATCCGGACCCAAGCATCTGCAACTCTCGCTCACCCGGGCCAAGCTGGAGCAACTCACCGAAGGGTTGATCGAGCGAACGCGCGAGCCGGTCGAGCGCGCGCTGGCCGACGCAAAGCTTCGTCCGGGCGAGATCGACCAGGTCGTGCTGGTCGGCGGCCAGACCCGAATGCCGGCTGTTCAAGACTTTGTGCGGAAGCTCTTCGGCGGGAAGGAGCCCCACAAGGGCGTCAATCCCGATGAAGTCGTGGCAGTTGGTGCGGCGATCCAGGCCGGTGTGCTGCAGGGTGAAGTGAAGAACGTGCTGCTCCTCGACGTCACGCCCCTCTCCCTTGGCGTAGAGACGAAGGGCGGCGTGATGACGACGCTGATCCCGCGCAATACGACGATTCCAACCAGCAGGTCGGAGACGTTCTCGACCGCGGAGGACAACCAGTCGCAGGTGGATATCCACGTCGTCCAGGGTGAGCGCCCCATGGCGCGCGAGAACAAGAGCCTCGGTCGGTTCATCCTGGACGGGATTCTCCCCGCCCCGCGCGGCGTGCCGCAGATCGAGGTGACGTTCGACATCGACGCCAACGGGATCCTGAACGTCTCCGCCCGCGACAAGGGGACGGGGCGGCAGCAGAAGATCGTGATCCAGCCATCCAGCGGGCTTACGGAGATGGAGATCCAGCGCATGATGCGTGACGCGCAGGAGCATGCCGCGGAGGACGCTCGGCGGCGTGAGGAGATCGAGCTGAAGAACCACGCGGATAGCCAGGCGTACGCGGCGGAGCGGATGCTGCGGGAGAGCGGCGACCGCGTCCCCAGCGACGCCCGGCTCGACATCGAGAACCAGGTCCAGGCCGTTCGCCAGGCAATCGAACAGAACGACGTGGCCCGCGTGCGCTCGGCGTCCGAGGCGCTCCAGGCGGCCCTCCAACGAGCCGGATCCGCCGTATACGGCACGCAGGCTGGAAAGACGAGCGAGGGCGAGTCGAGCGCTGGGGACGGGACTGTCGAGGGGGAGTTCCGGGAAGTCGCCTGA
- a CDS encoding HAD family hydrolase: MRYHALACDYDGTLAWEGSVSAHVIDALHRLKDSGRKLLLVTGRELGDLKAVFHNLELFDRVVAENGALLYRPATGEQKVLGEAPPEALVERLRALGVQPLSVGASIIATVHPWETTVVRAIRDLGFEHQVVFNKGSVMVLPPTVNKGTGLSAALDELMLSPHNTVAIGDAENDHAFLSLCECSIAVADALPVVKQRADLVTRAGSGEGVAELAERLLSDDLASIAHLLERHDVPLGTAADGRAVKVRAYGESVLIAGPSGSGKSTVTMGFLEGVAEGGYQFCVIDPEGDYGSVDRAVALGSNDGPPTPDEVLNLLQSPAHCAVVNLTGLALQDRPGYFARLFPRLQELRAHTGRPHWVVVDEAHHLLPMERESASQAFPPEFTGLVLVTVEPSHVARNALATVDWVVAVGDDPGKSLNGFANAVGMADPALPTSRLPEGDVWVWSARGGAPPVRIRPVEARAEHLRHRRKYAEGDVGDDRSFYFRGAAGKLNLRAQNLLVFLQIAEGIDDETWAFHLARGDYARWFRDVIKDPDLAAESDQVARQTALSPNESRERIAEAIRARYTNPT, from the coding sequence ATGCGCTACCACGCCCTCGCGTGCGACTACGATGGGACGCTCGCGTGGGAGGGGTCCGTCAGCGCACACGTCATCGACGCCCTCCACCGCCTCAAGGACTCGGGACGCAAGCTCTTACTCGTCACCGGTCGCGAGCTGGGCGATCTCAAAGCCGTATTCCACAACCTCGAGCTGTTCGACCGCGTCGTGGCGGAGAATGGGGCCCTTCTGTACCGGCCCGCGACCGGCGAGCAAAAGGTCCTGGGGGAGGCGCCGCCGGAGGCCCTCGTCGAACGGCTCCGCGCACTGGGTGTCCAACCCCTCAGCGTCGGCGCATCGATCATCGCGACGGTGCACCCGTGGGAGACCACCGTCGTTCGCGCCATCCGGGACCTGGGCTTCGAGCACCAGGTCGTCTTCAACAAGGGCAGCGTCATGGTGCTCCCACCAACCGTGAACAAGGGCACCGGGCTCAGCGCCGCCCTCGACGAGCTGATGCTCTCGCCCCACAACACGGTCGCGATTGGCGACGCGGAAAACGACCACGCGTTCCTCAGCCTCTGCGAATGCTCGATCGCCGTCGCCGACGCGCTGCCGGTAGTGAAACAACGGGCGGACCTGGTCACGCGCGCTGGGTCCGGTGAAGGCGTGGCCGAGCTGGCGGAGCGGCTCCTGTCCGACGACCTGGCGTCCATCGCCCATCTCCTGGAACGCCACGACGTCCCGCTGGGGACCGCGGCTGACGGCCGCGCGGTCAAGGTGCGCGCGTACGGGGAATCAGTGCTGATCGCCGGACCGTCGGGAAGCGGAAAGTCCACAGTGACCATGGGCTTTCTCGAAGGCGTCGCCGAGGGCGGATACCAATTCTGCGTGATCGATCCGGAGGGTGATTACGGCTCCGTGGATCGGGCCGTGGCGCTCGGAAGCAACGACGGGCCGCCCACTCCAGATGAAGTCCTCAACCTCCTCCAGAGCCCTGCCCACTGCGCGGTTGTCAACCTCACCGGGCTCGCCCTTCAGGACCGACCGGGCTATTTCGCCCGGCTCTTTCCACGTCTGCAGGAGCTCCGCGCCCACACTGGGCGGCCCCACTGGGTGGTCGTCGACGAGGCGCATCACCTACTCCCAATGGAGCGCGAGAGCGCCAGTCAGGCCTTTCCTCCAGAATTCACGGGGCTCGTGTTGGTCACCGTGGAGCCCAGCCACGTTGCCCGCAACGCGCTCGCCACTGTGGACTGGGTTGTGGCCGTGGGGGATGATCCAGGGAAATCTCTCAACGGCTTCGCGAATGCCGTTGGCATGGCGGACCCGGCCCTGCCAACCTCGCGCCTGCCCGAGGGCGACGTTTGGGTGTGGTCAGCCCGCGGAGGCGCGCCGCCGGTGCGTATTCGACCAGTCGAGGCTCGCGCCGAGCACCTGCGCCACCGGCGCAAGTACGCCGAAGGCGATGTCGGCGATGACCGCAGCTTCTACTTCCGAGGCGCCGCGGGAAAGCTCAACTTGCGCGCGCAGAACCTCCTCGTGTTCCTGCAGATCGCCGAGGGCATCGACGACGAGACCTGGGCATTCCATCTCGCCCGCGGCGACTACGCGCGGTGGTTTCGCGACGTGATCAAAGACCCGGACCTTGCCGCCGAATCTGACCAGGTCGCCAGGCAGACAGCCCTCTCGCCGAACGAGAGTCGTGAGCGCATCGCCGAGGCGATCCGGGCGCGCTACACGAACCCGACATGA